The window TATTGAGATAAAAAGTAGTAATCAAAGAAAAAAGAGAAGATCATCAAATAAAAATAGTTCTAATTCATCTATAGCTGTTAAATCAATATCTCTTAATAAAGAGATATTAACTTTAGAAGAAGGAGCAAATGAACAATTAAGTGCAACAGTAGAACCAAATAATGCAACAAGCAAAGAAGTAACATGGAAAATAGACGATCCAAGTATAGCAACAGTAGATACAAATGGATTGGTAACAGGTATAAAAGCAGGACAAACAACACTGACAGTGAGTAGTGCAGATAATACAGCAACAGCAACATGTACGATAGACGTAAAGGAAATATTAGTAGATAAGATAACATTAAATAAAGAAACAACATCGATAGAAGAAGGAGCAACAGAGCAATTAAGTGCTACTATAGAACCCAATAATGCAACAAACAAAGAATTAACATGGAATATAGAAGACCCAAGTATAGCAACAGTAGATACAAATGGATTAGTAAGAGGTGTAAAAGCAGGACAAACAACGCTTACAGTAAGTAGTGCAGATAAAAAAGTAACAGCAACATGTACAATAGATGTAAAGATAAAAGAAACAATAGTATTGAATAAAGAAAAAATATTTGTGGAAGAAGGATCGACTTATGAGTTAAATGCTTCTATACAACTAAATGATGAAGCAAACAAAGAATTAATATGGGAAGTGGATGATCCAAGTATAGTAAAACTAGATGAACCTGGGCCAAGAGGTGATACTCCAGATTTAGGAGAATCAAATTTAAGTAGAATAATAACTGGTTTGAAAGAAGGACAAACTGTAGTAACGGTAAGTAGTGCAGATAAAACAATAAAAACAACATGTACAATAATAGTACAATCAAAAAACACAGTTTCTATAGAAGGTATGACTAGCGGAGTAATCATAGAAGAAGAATTAACAAAAGAATCTGGGCGTTTTGGTTCTTTGTTAGAACAAGGAATAGATGTAAAAACTGAAGAAATTAAATATAGTATTAAAATAAATACAAATAAACCTGAAGGGACAAATGTAAGTTCGGATTTAAAAATATTTACGGATACTAGTTCTATAGATATGAACTTGAGTACAAGTACAGTAGTAGATGAAAATGGTTATATAAATTTAGAATTTATTGTACCAAAACACGATATGGGAGAGAATAACTGTGTATTTGTTAAATTGAATAATTTGATTATTGATAATGAAATAGACAATTCTTTTGAGGATTATATAATGAGTTATCTTGATCTACCGTTCATTATGCCAGATCCAGCGTAAATATATAAGGAGGCTGTATGGAAAAATTAATAATTTGTATTTTACTTATTTGTCAAATTATAACTTGGAGAATAATTAAAAATAAGAACAATAGAATCTTAATATTAGAAAAATACGATAAAATAGGTAAAAAGATAACTTCAAATATAAAAATCAAAGATTTAATGGAAGAAGTTATGCAAACGGTAAAAGTAGAGACACAGGCAGAGGCATGTTCTTTATATATAATTGATGAAGAAAAACAAGAACTTTGGTTTGAAGTAGCATTAGGAGAAAAAGGAGATAAACTAAAACAAATAAGACTTAAAATTGGAGAAGGCATAGCTGGATGGGTAGCTAAAGAAGGAAAAAAATTAAATATAGAAGATGTAAATAAAGATACTAGATTCAAAAAAGAGATAAGCAAAAAAATAGAGTTTAAAAACAAGGCTATGCTTACAATGCCTATAAAATTTAAAGATAGAGTGATTGGTGTAATTCAGGTTATAAATAAAGAAGGTGGAGGTATTTTTACTCAAAAGGATGAAAACTTCATTGAAGGAATATCTAGTGAAATATCTATAGCTCTTCAAAATGCTAAACTTTATAAAGAAATGAAAGACTTATATCTTCATACAATTCAAGCTTTAGCAGCTACTATAGATGCTAAGGACCCATATACAAAAGGTCATTCTCAAAGAGTAACGAAATACGCTTTAGAGATAGGAAAAGAAATGAATTTAACGGATAATCAATTACAAGAACTAGAGTATATGGCTATTTTGCATGATATTGGGAAAATAGGAATAAAAGATTCTATATTAAACAAAGAATCAAGTTTAAATGATGAAGAGTTTGAGATAATGAAAACTCATCCTACAATAGGTTCTAAAATTTTAGAAACTATGGGATCGTTAAGTAAAATTATACCAGGTGTAAAATATCATCATGAAAAATATGATGGAACAGGTTATGCAAAAGGACTTAAAGGAAAAGAAATTCCATTAGAAGCTAGAATAATATCTGTTGCTGATACTTATGATGCTATGACTACAGATAGACCTTATAGAAAAGGTTTGGCTCATGAAGTAGCAATGAATGAAATAAACAAGCATTCGGGAACACAATTTGATCCAGAAAGTGTAAAATACTTTAATATAGTAATGGATAGAAAGATGGTAAGCCATAATGAATGTTAGTTTTTTTCTTGTCTTTATATTAGGACATTTAGTAGGTGATTTTGTTTTACAAACAAACAAAGTAGCTATAATGAAATCAACTAGCAAAAAAGGAGTGTTTATACACTCGCTTATAGTTTTTGTTTCACAGGCTGTACTTTTAAGTATTTATGGAATTAATGGAATAATAGCATCACTATTAAATTTTATAATTCACTACAGTATAGATTCTTTAAAAGAAAATATAAATAAACATATTAAAAAATATAAGTTTATTATATTTGTGTTAGATCAAATAATACATATAGTAGGTATTTATATACTCTCTTTAAATTTTGGATTAACTAATAATATATTAATGATTGATTTGTCACTAATAAAGATATTGATCACTATAATTGTGTTAACTTATGTATCAAGTGTAATGGTAATAATATTAATCAGAGATATAGATTCTAGCTTGATTGAAAAGAGATTTTTCAAAAAGAAGGAGAGAATAATAGATGCGTTGACAAATTTAATGGTATGGTTGTTATTTTACTTACCACTGTTTTGGAGTATTAGTTTGGTAATATTACTTTTTTACTTCTATCAAAAATATCAAAAGGAATTTTTTGATTATAACTTAAAGATTATTGCTATTAAGTATTTTGTTTTTATAATAATAAGTTATTTGTTTTTAGGTGGTTAATAGCAAAATGAAGCTTATTAAAATACCGCTAATGTTGTAAATATTTTTAATAAAACTATTTAAATGATTAGCTACCTAGATTTCGTATAAACGAAATTCAGGTAGCTACTTTTTGATTTTATGTGGGTTATTAAAACTATATATGAAAATACCGTGAATGCAACGATATTTTGAATACAACTAAGCTTTTATCTTATTAATAATCCTAAAATTTACGAACTCCCTACGGTCAAACACGCAAATTTTTTAACGGATTATTAAACGCTAAAAACTAAGTTATATTAGTCAAAATATCTAAAAACACTCACTAACATTGTCATATATAGTTTTAATAGCAAGCATTCTATTACAAAGTCAAACTTTATCTCACTATTGTGACCATGGAAAAAACATAAAAAAATAATACCATATCCTTATAAAAGAATTCCCCTGATTAAAAAGAAATTTATAATAAAAAAGGTGGTATTATTTATGAAAAGAATAAAATATTTTGTTTATCAAAAGATGATAACCATAATAATGTCAATTGTAATGGGCTGTGAATGTATGAAAGATATAAATGAAAAGCTAGGAATTGAAAAACTATAAGCAAATTTATTTAACATGGATAGTTTCCCTGACCAATCTCAAATTAATATTCTCTTAAGACGAATGAATGCTACAAATATATCTCAACTTGAATATATGAGTGGGATTTGAATAGATATTTTTGATAACACATATAAAAGTAAAAGGAGATAACATCCTTTTATATACAAATTAATAATAGAAATAAGTAGTATTAGAGTAGAGGATGATGTCGCATTTCCGGGGAAATATGATAAATATATTTGTATTTGATAGATTTTAATGTAAAATAGAGGCTATAATTTATATTTAGCAAAGAAAGATAGATTAACAACAGAGATTTATTTTGGGTATATATCAAGCCTTTTATATACTAAGGTATTATAAAATTTTTATTTTACGGATAACTTATTTAAAAGGCTACACTTGTAACTATTTTTAAGAAACAGAGTCCCGAGACTTGTTGGCGACATGAGTCACCGTGTTAGGGAGTAGATGAATTTTTTTATTCAATGTAAGTAATTTATATATTTTTAAAGAAATAGCAAAATGATATACAATTTTGAGGCTATATGTTATTATTCCATATAGAATGTAAATTTTAACCAGGAGGGTTTTTTATGACACCTTTTTATGGGATATCTAATGAAAAGAAAAGAGTTAATATAACTATATTAGGCACTTCTGATGTTCATGGTAGATTTATGCCTTGGCATTATGCTTCTGATACAGAGAATAAGGCTGGAAGTCTAACTCAAATATATAGTGCTGTTCAGGAATTTAAAAAAGATAATGCTAATATTATATTAGTTGATTGTGGAGATGTTATTCAGGATAATTTCGTAGAAATATTTAATAGATATGATGAAAATCCTATGGTTATAGGTATGAATGAGATCGGTTATGACACTTGGACAATGGGTAATCATGAGTTCAATTTTGGGACTGAAGTTTTAGATAGAATAATATCTAAGTTCGACGGAACTGCTCTTTCAGGAAATATTTACAAGGAAGATGGCTCGAGATATTTAGATGGTTATAAGATAATAGAAAAAGGTGGAGTAAAGGTTGGTGTTATAGGGATGACTACTCCTATGATAGTTGAGTTTGAAAATGATAGTGATCATTTAAAAAATCTAGTTGTTAAGCAGCCTATAGATGAGACTAAAAAAATAATAGATGAACTTAAAGGAAAAGTTGATGTTTTAGTTGGAGTTATGCATATGGGAGAAGATAACGAAAATAATATTTCAGGAACAGGTGTTATTGATATGGCTAATACTTGTCCAGAACTAGATGTTATAATAGCAGGTCATATGCATAAGAATGTAAGTAGTAATACTATAAATGGAGTTTTAATTACCGAGCCTTATAAATATGGTAGGTGTATATCAAAGGTTGATTTGACTTTTGAAAGAGATAGCGATGGAGTTAAATTAGTAGATAAAAAATCTAAAACTATAGATGTTAAGAATTATCCCTCTGATAAAAATTTGGAGAAAAAATTCGAGAACTTTCATAATATACTTAGAAAAAATGCTAATGAGGTTATAGGAGAGCTAAAGGGAATGAATATGGTTGAAGATGATGAGATTGAAGGTATTCCAACTGTTCAGGTTAAGCCTACACCACTTGTGAATTTCTTTCATGAGATTCAGCTTTATTATAGTAAGGCTGATGTTGTGGCAATAAGTATAGATAATGATAGGGCTAAACTTGATATTGGAGATATTAAGAAAAAGGATATAGCTTATAATTATCAGTATACTGGTGGAGAAGTTACTGTTTATGAAGTTACAGGTAAGGATTTGAAGGATTATATGGAATGGTCAGCAGATTATTTTAATACTTTAAAAGAAGGTGACGTTACAGTCAGTTTTAATCCTAAGAGAAGAGCTTCAAAGTATAGTACTAATGATATATTTGGTGGAGTTACGTATAAGATAGATCTAAGTAAGGAAAGTGGAAATAGAATAGTAGATCTAAAATTATTAAATGGAACTGATATAGAGAATGATACTAAATTAAAGTTAGGCATGAACTCTTATAGGATGGCCAAGTTAATAAGAGAGGGTGGTCCATTAGAAGGAAGAAGCTTTCCTATTCTTTGGGATTCAAAAACTGCCTTTGGACAAAAACAAGGAACTATAAGAAATCTTTTTATAAAATATATTAAGGAAGTTAAAAATGGAGTAATAGAGCCTAAATTAAATAATAATTGGGAGATAATAGGGTTTATATAAAAGATATAAATAAGCATGTCCGTTTATATATTTAAATTCCATATATAGATATGAGTGATATATATGGAGGGTTAGTTATGAAAAATTTGCCGCTTGTACCTTATGATACTTTAAGAACTTTAATAAATGGAAGCTTTACATCTAAGCAAATAGATTACTTCATTAATTTATGCAAAATATGTGATAGTAACGGAGCAATAAAAGAAAAGAGCATGAACTCTGTTATAAACAAGATAGATATCTATACATCTTCTAGAGCTACTGGTTATAGAGCTATGAATAGATTTATAAAAGAGGATATTTTATTGATAAATGAAGATGGAGATATAGAGATAAAAGGATATAAAGCAGGGTTTAAAAAAGGTTCTAAGGGAATTATAGTTATTCCTATGTTTTGTTTTAGTATGGAATTTAAAAAACTTGGTAAGTTAGAAAAAAGAGTTGCTCTTTATTTGATTGGTCAAATTAGAAAGCTTAATAAGATAAAGTATTTTACGGTTAATATAAACAAGATGGTTGATCTATTTGGTATTTGTTTTTCGTATGTACATAATACTCTCGATAGTATTAGTTCTTTTTTTGATTTTTCTTTTTTTCATAATCAAACTGTATGTAGGGCAAATTATAAAGAAGAGTATCTTTTACATAAATTTATATTAGAAGATATGACTGAAGATTTTAAAGAGAATCATGAGCACAGTGAAAAAGGAGAGTCTATAATAAGTCTTGTGTATTCTAAGGATATAGATAAGCTTTTATTAGATAGAAAGAAATCTTTATATATAGAAGAATTGAATGAATATGTTGTAAGTAAAAAAGAAGTAGGAGTAGAGAATAATATAGATATTATATTAAATAATCTCTATAGATATGGTTATAAAGAAATATCACATATATTAGACTTGCTTGCATCTAAGTTAAGACAGTTTTCAGATCCAATAATACATTTTAATGCTTACTTAAAAACTTTAATTGAAGAGAGTGTATGATCTTGTACCCATATTATTTTATGATAATGTGGTTATTTTTTTGCAAAAAAATAATACACAGGTTTTGTCTCAAAATATTATATAAGAACAAGATATCAACATTATTGTGTATTGTTATTTGAGTTATTAACAGTAGGTTGTTTTAATATTATATTTATCAAATATTTTTGTTTTATTTTATGACTTATACACAAGAATTTGTACTGATTCTATATTTTGATAGATGTGTAAATGCTGGTATTACTAGGTTGTAAGTAGGTGTATAGACTTTAGATTGTTATATTTTTTGATTGGTATATTTATGATAGCTATATTTTTGAATGAATATATAAACATTATTAGGATTAAAAATTAAAACAAACTCATATATTTATAACGTCATATAGTATATACATGACAAAAAAGATCTTATTATAAAAGGGGGGAACTATGTTAACTAATAATAAGAAGCTTGAGTTTTATGGTGGGGAATGGATGTCTTTTATACCGTTTATAGTATTTATAGTGCTTATTGTTATGACTACTTTTGTAGCGGGTTCTATTTCTAATGGAGCACTTTGGATTCCTGCTTTTATGGCACTTATTGCAGCGTTTTTCTTTGCGAAAGATAAGAAACTTTATAGTGAAGTGATTATTAATGGTATGGCTAGTAAAGAAGCAATTATTCCTGTAGTATGTTGGATATTTGCTGGTGTATTTTCTAGAATTCTTAGAGAATCAGGTCTTGCATCGGGTATTGCAGGTATGTCAGCATCATTTGGTATAAGAGGTACGTTTTTTATAGTAGTATCATTTATTTCTTCGGCGGTATTTGCAACTGCATCAGGTACTGGATTTGGTACTATTGCAGCAGGGATGGGAGTTTTGTATCCTGCTGGGATAGCATTAGGCGCACATCCTGCATTATTAGCAGGTTCTATTGTATCAGGTGCAGCTTTTGGAGACAATTTAGCTCCTGTTTCTGATACTACTATTTGTTCTGCTACATCGCAAGGAGTGGATGTTCCTGGTGTTGTAAAATCTAGACTTAAATATGCACTTACAGCAGCTATTATAACATTGGTAGGCATTATAGTATACGGAATGAGTTACAGTGGGGAAGTAGCTTCTGTTGGAACAATTGAATATAATTCTATGACACTTTGCATGTTGATACCTGTTGCTATTACAATATGGGTTGCTATAAAGTCAGGGGATATTATTATAGCAACTACTATAGGTACTGTACTGGCAAGTATTACTGCAGTAATGTGTGGATTAATAGATTTTATTCAGATAGATCCAGCACAAGATGTAACTAAAAATGCTTTATTTAGAGTTGTAGGTTCGGGTCTTGATAGAACTGTTGATGGAGTTATTTATACTGGTATAAATAGTATGATTCAAGTAGTTATGTTGGCAATATTATTGTTTGGATCTATAGCAATTATGAGAGCTGGCCATGGCGATGTGAAATTGCTTGAATCTCTTGGCAAAATTGCACGTGGACCAAAGGGTGCTGAATACTCTATTATGCTTATGACAAGTTTTCTTTCGGCTATAATGGGGTTAAATGCACCAGCTATACTTGCTGTTGGAGCGTCATTTGCAAAACCTCTTTCAAGAAAGCATGGGATTAGTCCATATAGAACAGCCAATCTCCTTGATGCAACTTCTTGTACGTTGGTTTATTCTTTGCCATGGACTCCGGCTATTATCTACACTATAGGATTTACAAGAGATAGTATTCATCCATTAACTGCAATGGAAGTAACACCGTTTGTGTTCTATGCATTTGCAATGTTAGCTGTTATGATTGTAAGTGTTGCGCTAGGTGTTGGTAGAAAGGATAATATGAAATAAGAACTATATTATAATCAGTAATTGAATAAATTAACTTTTAGAAATTTAAAAAGGTGATAATCAGTATTTTAGTTGGTTATCACCTTCTGGTATAAATTCATAATAAATATTGGAAAAAAATTCTAGTGTGGTAAAATATAAAAGGAGAGAATTAATACAATTTATTGTGGGAACAATTTAGTATATATCTAAATAATATATATTAAACTTAAATACTATTCAGAAAGGAAGTATATCTATGTCAATAAAGATAAATTTTATTGATGGAAATTCTTTAATAGTTCCAAAAGATGAATTAACACAGTTGCAGATACAACAAATTCTACAGTGGTTTGAATCAGAGGGCTCTCCGATTATATCGTTCGCTGTAGGAGATGTAATTCATAATTTACCTAGACATGCCATATATAATATACTTTATGATAGTTAACAAAACATTATATCTTATTGAATATCCGTTAAAAAAGTTCTAAATTTCAGTTGGTAATACAATGGACTTTCTTAACGGATATTTAATTTTGTAATGCAATTTTTGATGTTAAAATAAAATCTTATCCTTTCAAATATTTACAATAAAGATCATATATTGTAAAAAAAAGAACATTAAGGAAGGAATTTACAATAATGTGTAGAATAAATCTTAATAGAAAACAAAAATCTAATTATTTGACGTTATAAGGGGGTTGCCGTATATGGAGAAAAAGAAAAAAATTTTTATTTTAGCTATATCTATTGCTTTTCTAGTTGTTGCAGGAACGCTTGGGAGTTATGGTGTGAGTACATTTAAAAAAACAAAGGCCTTAGAACAGGCAGATGCTTTAGTTTCTATGGAAAAGTATAAAGATGGAATTATAATATATGAAAATATGCTTAGTAAGAAATATAATAAGGCTGTTGCAGATAAAAGGGACTTAGCAATAGAACTCATGGAATCTAAGGAAAATTATAAAGAGGCCATGGAACTCTTTGATGCAGGTGAATATCAGAAATCAATAAGATTCTTTTCTAGGATATCTAAAAATGATAAAAAAAGATATGGAGAAACTACAAAGACATTAAAAGGTATTGAAGAGAATATATTTCAGGAAATTAGGGATGAATTTGAAGTAGGAAATCAAGACGATGCAATAGATAGACTGAATAACTATATAAAAGCAGTTCCAACAAGTGTAGAAGCAAAAAATTTAAAAGATGAACTAAAGTTTTCAATAAAAGAAGCTAAGAAAAACCAAGAAATGAAAATGGAAGAAGCTAAAAAAAGAGCGGAAGAAGAAGAGCAGTTAAATGAGATTGCATGTACAGCATATAATGTAGAGGACACATATC is drawn from Tepidibacter hydrothermalis and contains these coding sequences:
- a CDS encoding SH3 domain-containing protein; the protein is MEKKKKIFILAISIAFLVVAGTLGSYGVSTFKKTKALEQADALVSMEKYKDGIIIYENMLSKKYNKAVADKRDLAIELMESKENYKEAMELFDAGEYQKSIRFFSRISKNDKKRYGETTKTLKGIEENIFQEIRDEFEVGNQDDAIDRLNNYIKAVPTSVEAKNLKDELKFSIKEAKKNQEMKMEEAKKRAEEEEQLNEIACTAYNVEDTYQTIIAKNANLRVAPKLDADVITTIPEGSECYVMETKVENSERFWCKVQCYDSYGESRTGWVSYNTMNYKY
- a CDS encoding Na+/H+ antiporter NhaC family protein, which translates into the protein MLTNNKKLEFYGGEWMSFIPFIVFIVLIVMTTFVAGSISNGALWIPAFMALIAAFFFAKDKKLYSEVIINGMASKEAIIPVVCWIFAGVFSRILRESGLASGIAGMSASFGIRGTFFIVVSFISSAVFATASGTGFGTIAAGMGVLYPAGIALGAHPALLAGSIVSGAAFGDNLAPVSDTTICSATSQGVDVPGVVKSRLKYALTAAIITLVGIIVYGMSYSGEVASVGTIEYNSMTLCMLIPVAITIWVAIKSGDIIIATTIGTVLASITAVMCGLIDFIQIDPAQDVTKNALFRVVGSGLDRTVDGVIYTGINSMIQVVMLAILLFGSIAIMRAGHGDVKLLESLGKIARGPKGAEYSIMLMTSFLSAIMGLNAPAILAVGASFAKPLSRKHGISPYRTANLLDATSCTLVYSLPWTPAIIYTIGFTRDSIHPLTAMEVTPFVFYAFAMLAVMIVSVALGVGRKDNMK
- a CDS encoding GAF and HD-GYP domain-containing protein is translated as MEKLIICILLICQIITWRIIKNKNNRILILEKYDKIGKKITSNIKIKDLMEEVMQTVKVETQAEACSLYIIDEEKQELWFEVALGEKGDKLKQIRLKIGEGIAGWVAKEGKKLNIEDVNKDTRFKKEISKKIEFKNKAMLTMPIKFKDRVIGVIQVINKEGGGIFTQKDENFIEGISSEISIALQNAKLYKEMKDLYLHTIQALAATIDAKDPYTKGHSQRVTKYALEIGKEMNLTDNQLQELEYMAILHDIGKIGIKDSILNKESSLNDEEFEIMKTHPTIGSKILETMGSLSKIIPGVKYHHEKYDGTGYAKGLKGKEIPLEARIISVADTYDAMTTDRPYRKGLAHEVAMNEINKHSGTQFDPESVKYFNIVMDRKMVSHNEC
- a CDS encoding DUF3307 domain-containing protein: MNVSFFLVFILGHLVGDFVLQTNKVAIMKSTSKKGVFIHSLIVFVSQAVLLSIYGINGIIASLLNFIIHYSIDSLKENINKHIKKYKFIIFVLDQIIHIVGIYILSLNFGLTNNILMIDLSLIKILITIIVLTYVSSVMVIILIRDIDSSLIEKRFFKKKERIIDALTNLMVWLLFYLPLFWSISLVILLFYFYQKYQKEFFDYNLKIIAIKYFVFIIISYLFLGG
- a CDS encoding bifunctional metallophosphatase/5'-nucleotidase, which produces MTPFYGISNEKKRVNITILGTSDVHGRFMPWHYASDTENKAGSLTQIYSAVQEFKKDNANIILVDCGDVIQDNFVEIFNRYDENPMVIGMNEIGYDTWTMGNHEFNFGTEVLDRIISKFDGTALSGNIYKEDGSRYLDGYKIIEKGGVKVGVIGMTTPMIVEFENDSDHLKNLVVKQPIDETKKIIDELKGKVDVLVGVMHMGEDNENNISGTGVIDMANTCPELDVIIAGHMHKNVSSNTINGVLITEPYKYGRCISKVDLTFERDSDGVKLVDKKSKTIDVKNYPSDKNLEKKFENFHNILRKNANEVIGELKGMNMVEDDEIEGIPTVQVKPTPLVNFFHEIQLYYSKADVVAISIDNDRAKLDIGDIKKKDIAYNYQYTGGEVTVYEVTGKDLKDYMEWSADYFNTLKEGDVTVSFNPKRRASKYSTNDIFGGVTYKIDLSKESGNRIVDLKLLNGTDIENDTKLKLGMNSYRMAKLIREGGPLEGRSFPILWDSKTAFGQKQGTIRNLFIKYIKEVKNGVIEPKLNNNWEIIGFI
- a CDS encoding Ig-like domain-containing protein; this translates as MKKSNNVFYKGLLLMTIIFCLLGSAVYAQDALRNAEIIDFNGKVKIMKSGGEKAFKPSKKMKLNQGDRIITGEKSWVKVKIDKNKELKVLESSYVSISELTESIDSNTNKTKLNLVGGRAWVNINKKLNTGSKFEVKTPTAIMGVRGTKFYVSQNDGKTDVTVLEGVVSTKTRKKVVKEDGSIKEVEKEAFVGKNEKVTVSKDKEMGKKIKATVQNMDLELLNIIAEDHEVIDKEWSEKIDEIKEEIKVKRKKVEEIKEKLNENNGYDKTIKFDIEIKSSNQRKKRRSSNKNSSNSSIAVKSISLNKEILTLEEGANEQLSATVEPNNATSKEVTWKIDDPSIATVDTNGLVTGIKAGQTTLTVSSADNTATATCTIDVKEILVDKITLNKETTSIEEGATEQLSATIEPNNATNKELTWNIEDPSIATVDTNGLVRGVKAGQTTLTVSSADKKVTATCTIDVKIKETIVLNKEKIFVEEGSTYELNASIQLNDEANKELIWEVDDPSIVKLDEPGPRGDTPDLGESNLSRIITGLKEGQTVVTVSSADKTIKTTCTIIVQSKNTVSIEGMTSGVIIEEELTKESGRFGSLLEQGIDVKTEEIKYSIKINTNKPEGTNVSSDLKIFTDTSSIDMNLSTSTVVDENGYINLEFIVPKHDMGENNCVFVKLNNLIIDNEIDNSFEDYIMSYLDLPFIMPDPA